The Amaranthus tricolor cultivar Red isolate AtriRed21 chromosome 6, ASM2621246v1, whole genome shotgun sequence genome has a segment encoding these proteins:
- the LOC130815481 gene encoding dof zinc finger protein DOF2.2-like, whose product MGLSSKQVSSDRHGWNQALLQSNTLELPKSPSLKRQASQIQQEQQQQQTQVEALKCPRCDSTNTKFCYYNNYNKSQPRHFCKACKRHWTKGGTLRNVPVGGGRKNKRLKTSNSSTKTASKNHNTTMTTTNNTTTKNTNDNIKLLLQNQQHQSKFSLPLGASPLVGFEQKNFSDAFYQTLLRQPPCSLPEPSITFNKGLNDGVFLGSSLSVPQNSNDQDHLQFPYSNLGSFESNSCSISSSNLYNYTGDQANGLEETVINSLNNTSSSSISDHHQPWTTSNCGIDMSNNWGWDDFDKFVSVEADLSMPWDETDIKLPEP is encoded by the coding sequence ATGGGTTTGAGTTCAAAACAAGTTTCAAGTGATAGGCATGGTTGGAACCAAGCTTTGTTACAAAGTAACACCTTAGAGCTACCAAAATCTCCTTCATTGAAAAGACAAGCATCTCAAATAcaacaagagcaacaacaacaacaaacacaagtTGAGGCATTAAAATGCCCTAGATGTGATTCTACAAACACAAAATTTTGCTActacaacaactacaacaaatCACAACCTAGGCATTTTTGCAAAGCTTGTAAGAGGCATTGGACTAAAGGTGGCACCCTTAGGAATGTACCGGTGGGCGGTGGCCGGAAAAATAAGAGGCTAAAGACATCAAATTCCAGTACCAAAACCGCCTCGAAAAACCATAACACCACCATGACAACAACAAACAACACCACCACAAAAAACACCAATGACAACATTAAATTGTTGTTACAAAACCAACAACACCAATCCAAATTCAGTCTCCCATTAGGAGCATCGCCATTAGTTGGTTTTGAGCAGAAAAACTTCTCTGATGCATTTTATCAAACACTTCTTAGACAACCACCATGTTCACTACCAGAACCCTCCATAACCTTCAATAAGGGTTTAAATGATGGAGTTTTTCTTGGTTCATCTCTTTCTGTACCTCAGAACAGTAATGATCAAGATCATTTACAgtttccatactcaaatttggGTAGTTTTGAGAGTAACTCATGTTCAATTTCTTCCTCAAATTTGTATAATTATACAGGGGATCAAGCAAATGGATTGGAAGAAACAGTAATCAATAGTTTGAATAATACAAGTAGCAGTTCTATAAGTGATCATCATCAACCATGGACTACATCAAATTGTGGGATTGATATGTCTAATAATTGGGGTTGGGATGATTTTGATAAATTTGTGTCTGTTGAAGCTGATCTTTCAATGCCATGGGATGAAACAGATATCAAGCTACCAGAACCTTGA